The Altererythrobacter sp. ZODW24 genome window below encodes:
- a CDS encoding glutathione S-transferase family protein: MADYTFFTNPMSRGQIARWALHEAKADYDATLVDWADKPQSLLDANPMGKVPTLVHHHGDHDHVISEGAAICAYLADTERGGELAPREHERAAYYRGLFFASGPVEQAVVAKAMGWKVPDDREMMAGFGNIRRAMDMLAMLVSQSDYVCGDRFTMADVYVGSQVDWGLQFGSIPERPEFTAYADRLRARPAYGEAKAIDMKLIEEAQTDS, from the coding sequence ATGGCCGACTACACATTCTTCACCAATCCGATGAGCCGCGGCCAGATCGCACGCTGGGCTTTGCACGAGGCCAAGGCGGATTATGACGCCACATTGGTCGATTGGGCGGACAAACCCCAATCGCTGCTCGACGCCAATCCCATGGGTAAGGTGCCGACCCTAGTCCACCATCACGGCGATCATGATCACGTCATCTCCGAAGGGGCTGCGATTTGCGCGTATCTGGCCGATACTGAACGCGGCGGCGAACTTGCGCCGCGCGAACATGAGCGTGCCGCCTATTACCGCGGGCTGTTCTTTGCTTCCGGGCCGGTCGAGCAAGCCGTCGTGGCGAAGGCTATGGGCTGGAAAGTGCCTGATGACCGCGAGATGATGGCTGGATTTGGCAACATTCGGCGCGCGATGGATATGTTGGCCATGCTCGTTTCACAATCAGACTATGTCTGCGGGGACCGCTTCACCATGGCTGATGTCTATGTCGGCAGTCAGGTCGACTGGGGCCTGCAATTCGGAAGCATTCCGGAGCGTCCGGAATTCACGGCCTATGCTGATCGGCTCCGTGCGCGCCCTGCCTATGGTGAAGCCAAAGCAATCGATATGAAACTGATCGAAGAGGCGCAAACCGACTCCTAA
- a CDS encoding J domain-containing protein, whose protein sequence is MKQSRFHGRHDPEGRLCERPGCREGGEFRAPGGRGPGFDGPGSWRWYCLDHVREFNAGYDWFAGMEADEIIAAQSPTAGWETETRAFKPDAGIDGMPNWANFKDPLDAIGARSASIKRQAASGANRGNVRRFSAEEDKALEAMGLGTQIDRTQLRKRYAELVRRYHPDRNGGDRSYEARLGRVVEAYNLLKASRALA, encoded by the coding sequence ATGAAACAATCAAGATTCCATGGCCGTCACGATCCCGAAGGCAGACTCTGCGAACGTCCCGGCTGCCGCGAGGGTGGCGAATTCCGCGCGCCTGGTGGCCGCGGCCCGGGTTTCGACGGTCCGGGCAGTTGGCGCTGGTACTGCCTTGATCATGTTCGCGAATTCAACGCAGGCTATGATTGGTTCGCCGGAATGGAAGCGGATGAGATAATCGCTGCCCAATCGCCCACCGCGGGCTGGGAAACTGAAACGCGCGCCTTCAAACCCGACGCGGGCATCGACGGAATGCCGAATTGGGCCAATTTCAAGGATCCACTCGATGCCATCGGCGCGCGCTCGGCCAGCATAAAACGGCAAGCTGCGAGCGGCGCAAATCGCGGTAACGTCCGGCGTTTTTCAGCGGAGGAAGACAAAGCGCTGGAAGCTATGGGCCTCGGTACGCAGATTGACCGCACACAGTTGCGCAAACGCTATGCCGAACTGGTGCGTCGCTATCACCCTGACCGCAATGGCGGCGATCGCAGTTATGAAGCGCGCCTAGGCCGCGTGGTGGAGGCGTATAACCTCTTGAAAGCAAGCCGCGCTCTGGCTTGA
- a CDS encoding BolA family protein, with amino-acid sequence MASIANEMENLLREAFSPSLLDVINDSAKHSGHSGDDGSGESHFTIVIESAAFTGKSRLERQRMVNAALGDIPGGRVHALAIKASAPQTAA; translated from the coding sequence ATGGCAAGCATCGCAAATGAGATGGAAAACCTGTTGCGCGAGGCGTTTTCGCCTTCTTTACTGGATGTAATCAACGATAGCGCAAAGCACTCTGGCCATTCCGGCGACGACGGCAGCGGCGAATCGCACTTCACAATCGTGATCGAAAGCGCTGCCTTCACAGGCAAGAGCAGGCTCGAGCGTCAGCGAATGGTCAACGCCGCGCTTGGCGATATTCCCGGCGGCCGAGTCCATGCACTTGCAATCAAGGCCAGCGCTCCGCAAACTGCGGCAT